In Phragmites australis chromosome 16, lpPhrAust1.1, whole genome shotgun sequence, one DNA window encodes the following:
- the LOC133896485 gene encoding uncharacterized protein LOC133896485, producing the protein MEDIERFVASKVKPSLSSQKKRMLSHAVSKVCIGITELVGNFLGEVSEIIEGDNPMDQSETTLRRSKRTKISEEDKDNVDETSLDSDYEEEEEYDDEDYESSQDNVSDEEEQDSGANEGRDVEDEELGQEGNPANDDGGKEPDDSEGNEEIEVPLVQRSRKSKVMESGHIEPHKEQIEVPPVLVQMEPSLTRIWNQGTVSINDNAEACPQPIAVIPNKNATSEDVRVDYQGKGLAKSRWLKLKLPETTGTSSNIATSNSWDFSPPDCNIMKFIDSGSQQGEVAVHFIEKDCMADCTKEVPEAKGLPLEQGSATHSWLDDLSSEELDKLLQDAER; encoded by the exons ATGGAAGACATTGAGAGATTTGTTGCATCAAAGGTCAAACCAAGTCTCTCATCTCAG aAAAAGAGGATGCTATCTCATGCTGTCAGCAAAGTTTGTATAGGTATCACAGAGCTTGTGGGAAACTTCTTAGGAGAGGTCTCTGAAATAATTGAAGGAGACAATCCCATGGATCAAAGTGAAACAACACTTAGAAGATCTAAGCGGACAAAAATCAGCGAAGAAGATAAAGATAATGTTGATGAAACATCTTTGGATTCTGAttatgaagaggaagaagaatatGACGATGAAGATTATGAATCAAGCCAAGACAATGTgagtgatgaggaggagcaggattCAGGTGCAAATGAAGGCAGAGATGTAGAAGATGAAGAATTGGGTCAGGAGGGAAACCCAGCtaatgatgatggaggaaaAGAACCAGATgacagtgaaggtaatgaagaGATTGAAGTTCCACTTGTCCAGAGATCAAGGAAGAGCAAGGTTATGGAATCAGGGCACATTGAGCCTCATAAGGAGCAGATTGAAGTTCCACCTGTCCTTGTTCAAATGGAGCCAAGCCTCACAAGGATATGGAATCAGGGTACAGTGAGCATCAACGATAATGCTGAAGCCTGTCCTCAACCTATAGCTGTCATCCCTAATAAAAATGCAACTAGCGAAGATGTGAGAGTTGATTACCAAGGTAAAGGACTTGCAAAGAGCAGGTGGCTAAAGTTGAAGCTGCCCGAGACAACTGGAACTTCATCAAACATTGCTACAAGCAACTCATGGGATTTCTCGCCCCCCGATTGCAACATTATGAAGTTCATTGACAGTGGTTCGCAACAAGGTGAAGTTGCAGTTCATTTTATAGAGAAAGATTGCATGGCAGATTGTACTAAGGAAGTTCCTGAAGCAAAAGGCCTTCCACTTGAACAAGGCTCCGCTACACATAGCTGGTTAGATGATTTATCTTCTGAGGAGCTAGATAAGCTTTTACAAGATGCTGAAAGGTAG